AACTTTCCCTTATCGATTCTCCCTAAAACTCTTTACGTGTAAACCGGAATTCTACACGTGGATTGTTTCCTTCTGTTGATTTAGTAATTTTACTATCATAGCCACCTTTTTCAAATACTCCACTAACAGTTAATTTTTCAATAACATCCTCTACTTTTTTCGCGGCTTGTCGCATACCCAAAACAAAAAAGAATGGTTTTGAAGCGGTTATTTGTTGGGTGCAAAAAGAAACAATATCCGATTCCCCATCCCAATTGTCAATGAATTTCGATGACGTCTGCCATAAATCAATTGTTTCACTAAAAGCCTCTTTGATTTGGTTCTCCGAGTAATTCATTTTTTTCAAGTCATGAATATGTTCCATAATCATAGAAAAATAAGGCGTTCCTGGAAGTTTTACTATTTTTTGCAAGTAACCACTGTTGGGTCTTTTACTTATTTGTTCCTTTATTTTCAGTACTCGTTCTCTATCGCCAGGTTCGTCTCTCGTGTGATATAAGTCAATTAGCAAACCCGTCCTTATGAGATCTATATACGGATAATTCGGAACTAATAACTTGATGTCTTTATATTTCGGATCTTCTGAGAACTGTACCAGTTTTTGTGCTTCTTCTTTGTTTGGAACAAATGCATACTTACCCTCGTTGTATTTGTCTTGAATCAAGGCCTTTATTTTTTCATATCCTTTATCTAATTTGAGAATTTTCAATGCGGCAAGATACGATAAGACATCTTTTATTGGAAGATCCTTTATCGCCTCATATATTTCATTGATTCCTGGTGCCATCGCGGATCTCCACCGTTTCTCTAATAAATTTAGAAATCGATGCTGGTGTACCATCGATGATATTCAATGAGCCCGGAATAAACGCAGCTTCTTCAAGTTTTAAAAACTTTGTGGGTATTTCTGCAGAGGGTATCCTACCTCCGTTGGGTGTCAGTACATACTCTTCAGAGTCCACATCGTAATCGAACGCCCTCAGAAGTATAATTTTTTCATCCTTTCCCAAGGTTTCAAACTTAATATCTTTTTTCATACGCTATTCACCGGCAAATTTTATTCGGAGAACAAGTAAATGCCATAAGCATATATGGTCGTAATGAATATATATAAATTTAACGATGTGGCATGACCAAAGATTCGAGATTGTCGAGCATAAAGTTCGACAATTGTCTGCTGTTGGTGTGACTACTCAGATAATTTGATGCTGGTGTCAATAAACATCTCATAAGAGACAAGTTATTTGTTATTAACCACTTCCCTTAATGACTTGTTTTCGTATCGTTTCTCCTTTCTTTGTAAGGGCGTAGATTTTTCCCATACGAACATTGGGCGTCAAACATTCTACAATACCCTGCGCTTCAAACAATTTCAGTATTTTTGAAACATGAGCGATTGAAAGCTTGGTTTCCGTTTTTATTTCAGTAGGAATTTTCGGCTTATTGAGGACAACAAGGATCTTCCTTCTTTGGCTGCCTCGCAGAATCCAACTGTAGAGCTCCCAATCGATTTTAACCATTATAGCAGATTAGTTGCATTCGGTTAATTGATTAGTTACATTTTAGTATCAAAAAGGTATCAAAAGCTTAAATTCTTGAACGAATAAGATTTATGAGTGGAGTGTAAAAGAAAGACAAAATTAAGAGCGTGATTTGATAATGCAAAGAAATAAGGGTAATATTTTTTTGATAGTAATTATGAGTGTAATTCTTATTAGTGGTTGTATTGACAATTATGTCCAAAAAGAACCCACAATATTGGAATTTGGAAAACCGGCTATAATTAATGATGTGTCGGTTACTTTTGATTCAGTCCGATTTGCTGATAAAATTGATGATTATACCAAAGCAGACAATGGTTATAAGTTTGCAATAATTCATGTAACTGCAAAGAATTTAGGATTGGAGGAAACACAATTCCCATTTTCTAGCACGGGATCATCATATATGATGAATATCGTGTTGAGTGTAAATAAAGGGTATAAGTATAAAGTCTTTAATAGCGATTACTTTTTCTCGATAAGACCTGAAGACACAGAAACAGTAGACTTCGAATTTGAAATTTTAAAAGATACCTATCCCACCGAACTATATCTTGAGCGAGTGAAAGATACAACAGACTGCCTAAAGGCACAACGTTTATGGGTAAGTTCTTTATCCATTTACCCTGCTGAGAATATTGAAGGCTTGAAACCTGAATGTATCGATAAATATACCGTATCAATTCAATCTACTTTCACGAAAGGTTGAATGGGTGGCAAATATCTGACGAAATAAAGCTTCTGAGCAAGAAATATTCCAATTGAAATTCCAACAAGTGGTTGTATGAAATTATATTTAATGTGCTATTATCTCGCCATAATTATGCTCGGCTTAGGAACCGGTGCATGGTGCAACAATAAGCTCGACCTCGCAGTTGCTTTTGCCTTGGCAGGCGTAATCAATACAGTGGTATACTTGCGCCTGAAGAAATCTGTATTGTAATGAGGCGTTATAGTGTGATATTCATGAAATACCAAAAATTAACATTTTTTGTAATAATATTACTCCTGCTGGTTGTCTCGCCGTCAGAAGCCCATAGAAGCGGCTGCCACCGATGGCATTCTTGTCCTTCTGATTCAGGATCTTATGTGTGCGGCGATTGGGGCTACTGCTCCGCCTGCCCGGATAACCAATACTGCTCAGGCGGGTATCCGATAATAAAAACAGCCTCAAGTAATCAGGTCCCTTCTATTTCCATAACGTCGCCATCAGGCGCGCCCGTAGAAAATCCCGTGCAACTGCCAGCGGCTGCCCCAACACCGACGCCGCCTGCGCCTTCATCACCAATAATCGAATCGAGCAGTTCAACAGTACGTTCAACTTCGCCTCTATCGACAACACAGCCTGCGGCCGCAAGCTGCGACGTTCAGGTATGTGCCGCGAAAACAATATCATATTGTGTCGGAGAGAGTAATGTAACTCATCCTTATTCTTGCAAGGGCTCCATATGCACCGCAGATTCGGCAAAATGGGAAGTAAACGATAAATGTGGGCGCGACTTCTGCACCGAATTGAATAGGGACTTGAACGGTTCAAATTGCAAAGCAAAGTGCTATCCGTTCTGGTCTGCTGAAAGCAACTGGTCGCAGTGCATTAACGGCACGCAGGAACGGATGATGTCCGATGGATGCGGGAATGAAGAAAGACAAACCCAGAAATGTGACACAGAATGCAAAGGGAATGC
The genomic region above belongs to Nanoarchaeota archaeon and contains:
- a CDS encoding ArsR family transcriptional regulator; the encoded protein is MVKIDWELYSWILRGSQRRKILVVLNKPKIPTEIKTETKLSIAHVSKILKLFEAQGIVECLTPNVRMGKIYALTKKGETIRKQVIKGSG
- a CDS encoding thermonuclease family protein, yielding MKYQKLTFFVIILLLLVVSPSEAHRSGCHRWHSCPSDSGSYVCGDWGYCSACPDNQYCSGGYPIIKTASSNQVPSISITSPSGAPVENPVQLPAAAPTPTPPAPSSPIIESSSSTVRSTSPLSTTQPAAASCDVQVCAAKTISYCVGESNVTHPYSCKGSICTADSAKWEVNDKCGRDFCTELNRDLNGSNCKAKCYPFWSAESNWSQCINGTQERMMSDGCGNEERQTQKCDTECKGNALCYNGTITSVSNGDTLIIDGQKVQLALVDAPEFYQWGYGKAKQFTANLCNKGSTAIVDQDDFQLKDKYGRIVAVVYCEGKNLNKELLLNNQASIVKKYCKLSEFGNEDWARAYGC
- a CDS encoding DUF4352 domain-containing protein, with the protein product MSVILISGCIDNYVQKEPTILEFGKPAIINDVSVTFDSVRFADKIDDYTKADNGYKFAIIHVTAKNLGLEETQFPFSSTGSSYMMNIVLSVNKGYKYKVFNSDYFFSIRPEDTETVDFEFEILKDTYPTELYLERVKDTTDCLKAQRLWVSSLSIYPAENIEGLKPECIDKYTVSIQSTFTKG